A single region of the Rhizobium sp. NLR16a genome encodes:
- a CDS encoding DUF1127 domain-containing protein: MSALPEINTPIVPIVSYEDRRVILPSPPAEATTRLGWIWAAIRLWHQKREGRRALRELSAAGLKDIGVSQSEAAREIGKSFFWD, from the coding sequence ATGTCTGCATTGCCCGAAATCAATACGCCAATTGTGCCGATTGTCTCTTATGAGGACCGGCGCGTCATCCTTCCCAGTCCGCCTGCCGAGGCGACGACGCGTCTGGGATGGATCTGGGCTGCCATTCGTCTCTGGCATCAGAAGCGGGAGGGCCGCCGCGCGCTGAGGGAGCTTTCGGCGGCGGGACTCAAGGACATCGGGGTATCGCAGTCCGAAGCCGCACGCGAAATCGGCAAGTCATTTTTCTGGGACTGA
- the purQ gene encoding phosphoribosylformylglycinamidine synthase subunit PurQ, giving the protein MKSAVVQLPGLNRDRDMIAALTKISGHQPVTIWQTETEIPDVDLIVIPGGFSYGDYLRCGAIAARMPVMQAIIDKAARGVKVLGVCNGFQILVEAGLLPGALMRNASLKFVCREIKLEVVNAETDFTRAYAQGQVIRCPVAHHDGNYFADEATLSKIEGNGQVLFRYAEGTNPNGSINDIAGVMNERGNVLGMMPHPENLIETAHGGSDGRGLFASALDVVAA; this is encoded by the coding sequence ATGAAATCAGCCGTCGTTCAACTTCCGGGCCTCAACCGCGATCGCGACATGATCGCAGCTCTCACCAAGATCTCGGGTCACCAACCGGTGACGATCTGGCAGACCGAGACGGAAATCCCCGACGTTGACCTGATCGTCATCCCCGGCGGCTTCTCCTATGGCGATTATCTGCGCTGCGGCGCGATCGCCGCCCGCATGCCGGTCATGCAGGCGATCATCGACAAGGCTGCAAGGGGCGTGAAGGTCCTCGGCGTCTGCAACGGATTCCAGATCCTCGTCGAAGCGGGCCTGCTGCCTGGCGCGCTGATGCGCAATGCCTCGCTGAAATTCGTCTGCCGCGAGATCAAGCTCGAAGTCGTCAATGCCGAGACGGATTTCACCCGCGCCTACGCGCAAGGGCAGGTCATCCGTTGCCCTGTCGCCCACCACGACGGCAATTATTTTGCCGACGAAGCGACGCTGTCGAAGATCGAGGGCAATGGTCAGGTGCTGTTCCGTTATGCCGAGGGCACCAATCCGAACGGTTCGATCAACGACATTGCCGGCGTGATGAACGAAAGGGGCAATGTGCTCGGCATGATGCCGCATCCGGAAAACCTGATCGAGACCGCCCATGGCGGTTCGGATGGCCGAGGCCTCTTCGCCTCGGCGCTCGACGTCGTCGCCGCCTGA
- a CDS encoding RNA 2'-phosphotransferase, which produces MLKAKLETEVSKFMSYVLRHAPDAAGLTLDAEGWVSFDDLERVLTSKYGISRADIVEIIDNSPKKRFTLVDNRIRANQGHSVEVDLGLTPVEPPAVLFHGTSLTNWPSIKREGLKKMERHHVHLSADIDTAKIVAVRRKGDYIILRVDAAAMFSEGHSFFVADNGVWLAESVPVQYLSRNAGTL; this is translated from the coding sequence ATGCTGAAGGCAAAGCTGGAGACGGAAGTCTCGAAATTCATGAGCTATGTTTTGCGCCATGCGCCGGATGCCGCAGGCTTGACGCTTGATGCCGAGGGTTGGGTATCGTTCGATGATCTCGAAAGGGTGCTGACGTCGAAATACGGCATCTCCCGCGCCGATATCGTCGAGATCATCGACAACAGTCCGAAGAAACGCTTCACGCTTGTCGATAACAGGATTCGCGCCAACCAGGGCCACAGTGTCGAGGTCGATCTGGGATTGACCCCGGTTGAACCGCCGGCAGTTCTCTTTCACGGCACGTCACTCACGAACTGGCCGTCGATCAAGCGCGAAGGCCTGAAGAAGATGGAGCGGCACCACGTCCATCTGTCGGCTGACATCGATACGGCGAAAATAGTCGCCGTGCGCCGCAAGGGCGACTATATCATTCTGCGTGTCGACGCAGCCGCCATGTTTTCAGAAGGCCATTCTTTCTTTGTCGCGGACAATGGAGTATGGCTCGCCGAGAGCGTTCCAGTCCAATATCTTTCGCGAAATGCGGGGACTCTATGA
- the purS gene encoding phosphoribosylformylglycinamidine synthase subunit PurS, whose amino-acid sequence MIKARVTVTLKNGVLDPQGKAIEGALGALGFSGVGHVRQGKVFDLELEGADKAMAEADLKAMCEKLLANTVIENYAIAID is encoded by the coding sequence GTGATCAAGGCTCGTGTCACCGTCACGCTGAAAAACGGCGTTCTCGATCCGCAGGGCAAGGCCATCGAAGGCGCGCTCGGCGCCCTCGGCTTTTCGGGCGTCGGCCATGTAAGGCAGGGCAAGGTCTTCGACCTGGAGCTCGAAGGCGCCGACAAGGCCATGGCCGAGGCAGACCTCAAGGCGATGTGCGAAAAACTGCTCGCCAACACGGTCATCGAGAACTACGCGATCGCAATCGACTGA
- the purC gene encoding phosphoribosylaminoimidazolesuccinocarboxamide synthase: protein MNRRRRIYEGKAKILYEGPEPGTLIQFFKDDATAFNKKKHEVIDGKGVLNNRISEYIFSHLNKIGIPTHFIRRLNMREQLIREVEMIPLEIVVRNVAAGSLAKRLGIEEGVVLPRSIIEFYYKSDALDDPMVSEEHITAFGWANPAELDDIMALAIRVNDFMTGLFLGVGIQLVDFKIECGRLFEGDLMRIILADEISPDSCRLWDIETREKMDKDRFRRDLGGLLEAYSEVARRLGIINENEPVRGTGPVLVK from the coding sequence ATGAACCGTCGCCGCCGTATCTACGAGGGCAAGGCAAAGATTCTGTATGAGGGTCCGGAGCCGGGCACTTTGATCCAGTTCTTCAAGGACGATGCCACCGCCTTCAACAAGAAGAAACATGAAGTCATCGACGGCAAGGGTGTCCTGAACAACCGCATTTCCGAATATATCTTCAGCCATCTGAACAAGATCGGCATTCCCACCCATTTCATCCGCCGGCTCAACATGCGCGAGCAGCTGATCAGGGAAGTGGAGATGATCCCGCTGGAGATCGTCGTGCGCAATGTCGCCGCCGGTTCTCTCGCCAAACGCCTCGGCATCGAGGAAGGCGTCGTTTTGCCCCGCTCGATCATCGAATTCTATTACAAGTCCGACGCGCTCGACGATCCGATGGTCTCCGAAGAGCACATCACCGCCTTCGGCTGGGCCAATCCGGCCGAGCTCGACGACATCATGGCGCTCGCCATCCGCGTCAACGATTTCATGACCGGCCTCTTCCTCGGCGTCGGCATCCAGCTCGTCGATTTCAAGATCGAATGCGGCCGCCTCTTCGAAGGCGATCTGATGCGCATCATCCTCGCCGACGAGATCTCGCCGGACAGCTGCCGGCTCTGGGACATCGAAACCCGCGAGAAGATGGACAAAGACCGCTTCCGCCGCGACCTCGGCGGGTTGCTCGAAGCCTACTCCGAAGTCGCTCGCCGTCTCGGCATCATCAATGAAAATGAGCCTGTGCGCGGCACCGGCCCCGTTTTGGTTAAATAA